One region of Pseudomonadota bacterium genomic DNA includes:
- a CDS encoding helix-turn-helix domain-containing protein, protein MTEPWASVDEVAKHLGVAKDSVYRWIESRGLPAHKIGRLWKFKLSEVDEWVRAQGDDAPVGRKGDGGASRPGGDNPFAICDPY, encoded by the coding sequence ATGACGGAGCCCTGGGCCTCGGTCGACGAGGTCGCCAAACATCTCGGAGTCGCCAAGGACTCGGTGTACCGGTGGATTGAGAGTCGCGGCCTCCCCGCCCACAAGATCGGCCGGCTCTGGAAGTTCAAGCTCTCCGAAGTCGACGAGTGGGTACGCGCGCAGGGTGACGACGCACCCGTTGGGCGGAAGGGCGACGGGGGCGCGTCGCGTCCAGGGGGGGATAATCCATTTGCCATCTGCGACCCATATTGA